In Amphiura filiformis chromosome 1, Afil_fr2py, whole genome shotgun sequence, the following are encoded in one genomic region:
- the LOC140169345 gene encoding neutral phospholipase A2 3-like: MKLPVYVTTALLCALHASYAAELSPSRSKRSILEFGTLIECATGGSWTDYTAYGCYCGFGGSGKPVDATDRCCQQHDRCYSKTKHGGSCPKNDKIFSMFGVEVPTIYAQTYEFTVDYCATPSKVKMSCKRPNQYSYFRRMVMGRQLQCAYNLCECDRIAAQCFARNRKTYDTKYVDTSQIVNKRRCGPKNLRGLPMN; the protein is encoded by the exons ATGAAATTACCTGTGTATGTAACAACAGCATTGCTGTGCGCTCTTCACGCATCGTATGCGG CTGAATTAAGTCCAAGCAGATCGAAGCGTtcaattcttgaattcggcaccCTGATTGAATGTGCTACTGGTGGATCATGGACTGACTACACTGCGTATGGATGCTACTGTGGGTTCGGAGGCTCAGGAAAACCTGTAGATGCCACAGACAG ATGCTGTCAGCAACACGACCGATGTTACTCGAAAACAAAGCACGGTGGAAGCTGCCCAAAGAACGACAAGATTTTCTCCATGTTTGGAGTTGAAGTACCGACTATCTACGCACAGACATACGAATTCACTGTAGATTACTGCGCAACGCCATCCAAAGTCAAAATGTCCTGCA AAAGACCAAATCAGTACTCATATTTCAGACGGATGGTGATGGGCAGACAGTTACAGTGTGCCTACAATCTGTGTGAATGTGACCGTATAGCTGCTCAGTGCTTCGCAAGGAATAGGAAAACATACGATACTAAGTATGTAGATACATCACAGATTGTTAACAAGCGACGATGTGGTCCTAAAAACTTACGAGGTCTACCGATGAACTAA